One part of the Labilithrix sp. genome encodes these proteins:
- a CDS encoding Stp1/IreP family PP2C-type Ser/Thr phosphatase yields MTDAIKFFAATDVGKVREHNEDNFLVDKKLSLFMVADGMGGHAAGEVASAIAVRTIHEEIKRERDLINDFIAGSRGASRVTNKDILALMEHAVHRACARIHEEAQADTSKRGMGTTLSALLVLGTRAFVAHVGDSRIYLQRGGRVQQITEDHTVFNELLKRGKLTKEQIEKVGHKNAITRAVGVYERVDVDTLMLEVLPGDDFLLASDGLTGYIEDVSELAPWFQEEGDHAVKGLVELAKDRGGKDNITVVIVRLLGTGDSDERAKRLALKRETLARMPLFARLSDRELLRVMQSVEVRHYEPEQLVLREGDKGDELFIVLQGKVKVSRGGETLTRLGAGEHFGEMALIRAVPRSATVSADGKAELIAIRRVDFFEILRSEHEIAVKMLWQFLGVLADRLDATSSELRHAKKELHGSTGDSDDVSIEIFPGLEPGTSPYGRR; encoded by the coding sequence ATGACGGACGCCATCAAGTTCTTCGCCGCGACCGACGTCGGAAAGGTCCGCGAGCACAACGAGGACAACTTCCTCGTCGACAAGAAGCTGTCCCTCTTCATGGTGGCGGACGGCATGGGTGGTCATGCCGCCGGCGAGGTCGCGAGCGCGATCGCGGTGCGCACCATTCATGAGGAGATCAAGCGAGAGCGCGACCTCATCAACGACTTCATCGCCGGGTCCCGCGGCGCCTCGCGCGTCACGAACAAGGACATCCTCGCGCTGATGGAGCACGCGGTCCACCGCGCGTGCGCGCGCATCCACGAAGAGGCCCAGGCCGACACGTCGAAGCGCGGCATGGGCACCACCCTCTCCGCGCTCCTCGTCCTCGGCACGCGCGCGTTCGTCGCCCACGTCGGCGACAGCCGCATCTACCTCCAGCGCGGCGGGCGCGTGCAGCAGATCACGGAGGACCACACCGTCTTCAACGAGCTGCTCAAGCGCGGCAAGCTGACGAAGGAGCAGATCGAGAAGGTCGGCCACAAGAACGCGATCACGCGCGCGGTCGGCGTCTACGAGCGCGTCGACGTCGACACGCTGATGCTGGAGGTCCTCCCCGGCGACGACTTCCTCCTCGCGAGCGACGGCCTCACCGGCTACATCGAGGACGTCAGCGAGCTCGCGCCGTGGTTCCAGGAGGAGGGCGACCACGCGGTGAAGGGGCTCGTCGAGCTCGCGAAGGACCGCGGCGGCAAGGACAACATCACCGTCGTCATCGTCCGCCTCTTGGGCACCGGCGACAGCGACGAGCGGGCGAAGCGCCTCGCCCTCAAGCGCGAGACGCTCGCGCGGATGCCGCTCTTCGCGCGCCTCTCCGATCGCGAGCTGCTCCGCGTGATGCAGTCGGTCGAGGTCCGCCACTACGAGCCCGAGCAGCTCGTGCTCCGCGAAGGCGACAAGGGCGACGAGCTCTTCATCGTGCTGCAAGGCAAGGTGAAGGTGTCGCGCGGCGGCGAGACGCTCACGCGGCTCGGCGCGGGCGAGCACTTCGGCGAGATGGCCCTCATCCGCGCAGTGCCGCGCTCCGCGACGGTGAGCGCGGACGGCAAAGCGGAGCTGATCGCGATCCGGCGCGTCGACTTCTTCGAGATCCTCCGCTCCGAGCACGAGATCGCGGTGAAGATGCTCTGGCAGTTCCTCGGCGTCCTCGCCGATCGCCTCGACGCGACGTCGAGCGAGCTCCGTCACGCCAAGAAGGAGCTCCACGGCTCCACCGGCGACAGCGACGACGTCTCGATCGAGATTTTCCCCGGCCTCGAGCCGGGGACGTCACCCTACGGCAGGCGCTAG
- a CDS encoding sigma 54-interacting transcriptional regulator → MSSRDSEGTDRGALTELTSENKAATGTAAPRLTAFWDGGSLARVLPVTGTLTIGRSSGCDVRIDHTSVSRKHAVLHVGAVTKIEDAGSANGTKVAGRMVGSGQQVTVQPGEIIEIGNVVVVLQGGDKDAAAASAPAFRPTPSRPSKLPPAAHSTTIAPPGARANETPMQRLERLVKLVAAGNIHVLITGETGVGKEVVAERIHRASRRAAGPFHRVEAAALAENLLDIELFGQADKPGLFETSNGGTVLVDEVSELPLGTQAKLLRVLERSEVIRVDTAEPRKVDVRFIAATNRDLRAMVSEGTFREDLYFRLNGITIEVPPLRERREQIATIANELLAKACADAKRAGLALTKEATQRLESYDWPGNVRELKNALERAVLLSQGDELDVNALPAGDAGDEAAGARLRNDLAAFERQRIVEALEKCAGNQTKAAQLLGISRRTLVSRLGEYNLPRPRGGGGQR, encoded by the coding sequence ATGTCTTCGAGAGACTCGGAGGGAACGGATCGGGGCGCTCTCACGGAGCTGACGTCGGAGAACAAGGCGGCGACCGGCACCGCCGCTCCGCGTCTCACCGCGTTCTGGGACGGGGGCTCTCTCGCGCGCGTCCTGCCGGTGACCGGCACGCTCACGATCGGCCGCTCGTCGGGCTGCGACGTGCGGATCGATCACACGTCCGTGTCGCGCAAGCACGCCGTCCTGCACGTCGGGGCGGTCACGAAGATCGAGGACGCCGGCAGCGCGAACGGCACGAAGGTCGCGGGCCGCATGGTGGGCTCGGGGCAGCAGGTGACCGTTCAGCCGGGCGAGATCATCGAGATCGGCAACGTCGTCGTCGTCCTCCAGGGCGGCGACAAGGACGCCGCCGCCGCGAGCGCGCCCGCGTTCCGGCCGACGCCGTCGCGTCCGAGCAAGCTCCCGCCCGCCGCGCACTCGACCACGATCGCGCCGCCGGGCGCGCGCGCGAACGAGACGCCGATGCAGCGCCTCGAGCGCCTCGTGAAGCTCGTCGCGGCCGGCAACATCCACGTCCTCATCACGGGCGAGACCGGCGTCGGCAAGGAGGTCGTCGCCGAGCGCATCCATCGCGCGTCGCGCCGCGCGGCCGGCCCGTTCCATCGCGTCGAAGCGGCCGCGCTCGCGGAGAACCTCCTCGACATCGAGCTCTTCGGGCAGGCCGACAAGCCCGGCCTCTTCGAGACCTCGAACGGCGGCACCGTCCTCGTCGACGAGGTCTCGGAGCTCCCGCTCGGCACGCAGGCGAAGCTCCTCCGCGTGCTCGAGCGCAGCGAGGTCATCCGCGTCGACACCGCGGAGCCGCGCAAGGTCGACGTGCGCTTCATCGCGGCGACGAACCGCGATCTCCGCGCGATGGTGAGCGAAGGCACGTTCCGCGAGGACCTCTACTTCCGCCTCAACGGCATCACGATCGAGGTGCCCCCGCTCCGCGAGCGCCGCGAGCAGATCGCGACGATCGCGAACGAGCTCCTCGCGAAGGCGTGCGCCGACGCGAAGCGCGCTGGGCTGGCGCTGACGAAGGAGGCGACCCAGCGCCTCGAGAGCTACGACTGGCCCGGCAACGTGCGCGAGCTCAAGAACGCGCTCGAGCGCGCGGTGCTCCTCTCGCAGGGCGACGAGCTCGACGTGAACGCGCTCCCCGCCGGCGACGCGGGCGACGAGGCCGCGGGCGCGCGCCTCCGCAACGACCTCGCCGCCTTCGAGCGCCAGCGCATCGTCGAGGCGCTCGAGAAGTGCGCCGGCAACCAGACGAAGGCAGCGCAGCTCCTCGGCATCTCCCGCCGCACCCTCGTCTCACGCCTGGGTGAATACAACCTCCCACGCCCGCGCGGCGGCGGCGGCCAGCGGTAG
- a CDS encoding protein kinase, producing MATVHLGRLLGAAGFSRTVAIKRLHDGYARDPEFVAMLLDEARLASQIRHPNVVPTLDVVAEHDELLVVMEYIEGDSLAHLAKLVHLAGDRVPVALTCSIVAQALHGLHAAHEARDKNGVPLGIVHRDVSPQNVLVGTDGVARVLDFGIAKAASRATATEDGQIKGKTAYMAPEQLNHGAVDRRTDVWAAAVMFWELLTTKRLFFGDTPAQTIGRVLHDVIDPPTRWMPDLPPELAMICMRGLERDIEGRWESAEEMALAIEDAVQMPRPKEIGAWVANVSASVLESRAALVREVEREDAPVPAHSSTDPALRAALEEAERRRQMADLPTNMWKSDGGSGPAGGTGPFPIASGSGPYGFAAPSSSRRTVPEGPPTPRSSPMLLGPEVTDLATVRSSVHEIAAPPHATSSRATMIVGVLGGLALAGAIAAGVLVVRGRVMPAKADEVEVADPPPTTTSLASASATELELELPPEPAAPSAPIAPSATVSHAPIVKKTPPHPPVRPPAQKQPNCKMPYVIDAKGEKHFKPECL from the coding sequence ATGGCCACGGTCCATCTCGGGCGGCTGCTCGGCGCGGCGGGCTTCTCGCGCACCGTCGCGATCAAGCGGCTCCACGACGGGTACGCCCGCGATCCCGAGTTCGTCGCGATGCTCCTCGACGAGGCGCGGCTCGCCTCGCAGATCCGCCACCCCAACGTCGTGCCCACCCTCGACGTCGTCGCGGAGCACGACGAGCTCCTCGTCGTCATGGAGTACATCGAGGGCGACTCGCTCGCGCACCTCGCGAAGCTCGTGCACCTCGCCGGCGATCGCGTGCCCGTCGCGCTCACGTGCTCGATCGTGGCGCAGGCGCTGCATGGTCTCCATGCCGCTCACGAGGCGCGCGACAAGAACGGCGTGCCGCTCGGCATCGTGCATCGTGACGTCTCTCCCCAGAACGTCCTCGTCGGCACCGACGGCGTCGCGCGTGTGCTCGACTTCGGCATCGCGAAGGCGGCCTCGCGCGCGACCGCGACCGAGGACGGGCAGATCAAGGGCAAGACCGCGTACATGGCGCCGGAGCAGCTGAACCACGGCGCCGTCGATCGCCGCACGGACGTGTGGGCGGCGGCGGTCATGTTCTGGGAGCTCCTCACGACGAAGCGGCTCTTCTTCGGCGATACGCCGGCGCAGACGATCGGCCGCGTCCTCCACGACGTCATCGACCCCCCGACGCGCTGGATGCCCGACCTGCCGCCCGAGCTCGCGATGATCTGCATGCGCGGGCTCGAGCGCGACATCGAGGGCCGCTGGGAGTCGGCGGAGGAGATGGCGCTCGCGATCGAGGATGCGGTCCAGATGCCGCGGCCGAAGGAGATCGGCGCGTGGGTCGCGAACGTGTCCGCGTCCGTCCTCGAGTCGCGCGCCGCGCTCGTGCGTGAGGTCGAGCGCGAAGACGCGCCCGTGCCCGCGCACTCGAGCACCGACCCCGCGCTCCGCGCCGCGCTCGAAGAGGCGGAGCGCCGGCGCCAGATGGCCGACCTGCCGACCAACATGTGGAAGTCCGACGGCGGCTCGGGTCCCGCCGGCGGCACCGGACCGTTCCCGATCGCGAGCGGGTCGGGGCCCTACGGCTTCGCGGCGCCGTCGTCGTCGCGGCGCACGGTGCCGGAGGGGCCGCCGACGCCGCGCAGCTCGCCGATGCTGCTCGGGCCGGAGGTCACCGATCTCGCGACGGTGCGGAGCTCCGTGCACGAGATCGCGGCGCCGCCGCACGCCACGTCGTCGCGCGCGACCATGATCGTCGGCGTCCTCGGCGGGCTCGCGCTCGCGGGCGCGATCGCCGCCGGCGTCCTCGTCGTGCGCGGCCGCGTGATGCCGGCGAAGGCGGACGAGGTCGAGGTCGCGGATCCGCCGCCCACCACGACGAGCCTCGCGAGCGCGAGCGCGACCGAGCTCGAGCTCGAGCTCCCTCCCGAGCCGGCCGCGCCGTCGGCGCCGATCGCGCCGTCGGCGACGGTCTCGCACGCGCCCATCGTGAAGAAGACGCCGCCGCATCCGCCCGTGCGCCCGCCCGCGCAGAAGCAACCCAACTGCAAGATGCCGTACGTCATCGACGCGAAGGGCGAGAAGCACTTCAAGCCGGAGTGCCTTTGA